The proteins below are encoded in one region of Brachyspira intermedia PWS/A:
- a CDS encoding adenylate kinase, which yields MLNIIFIGAPGVGKGTQSALIEKDYSISHIATGDMLRENIANGTELGKTAKSYMDKGELVPDSLVIDMLKDRIKKDDCKNGFMLDGFPRTIEQAKELTNILDSLNYKISAVIDIFASEEIIIDRLLKRGRADDNEETIKNRLKVFENQSKPVLDYYSDKAKIIKIESVGTPEEVYAKIKKELDVL from the coding sequence ATGCTTAATATAATTTTTATAGGAGCTCCCGGAGTTGGAAAGGGAACTCAATCTGCTTTAATAGAAAAAGATTATTCTATATCTCATATTGCAACAGGAGATATGCTTAGAGAAAATATTGCAAATGGTACAGAACTTGGAAAGACAGCTAAATCTTATATGGATAAGGGAGAATTGGTACCTGATAGCTTAGTTATTGATATGCTAAAAGATAGAATAAAAAAAGATGACTGTAAAAACGGATTTATGCTTGATGGTTTCCCTAGAACTATAGAACAAGCTAAAGAATTAACAAACATATTGGATAGTCTAAATTATAAAATAAGTGCTGTAATAGATATATTTGCTTCAGAAGAAATAATAATAGATAGATTATTAAAAAGAGGCCGTGCTGATGATAATGAAGAAACTATTAAAAATAGATTAAAAGTATTTGAAAATCAAAGTAAGCCTGTATTAGATTATTATAGTGATAAAGCAAAAATAATAAAAATAGAGAGTGTTGGTACTCCTGAAGAAGTATACGCTAAAATAAAAAAAGAATTAGATGTATTATAA
- a CDS encoding PEGA domain-containing protein: MHIRKIITLIIATILLYIPLYPFGGKPITMEKVRPYYTTDDTIKVDVFIYTNLGDNTNYNYLCFAVADAVANQIEYNKTLRLQSETNFVINPVDFEKAYNYKVFQFTNITYTSKTEGTNITIVTNYETTTYTNWGDVRSNVQLITPETQGFFLETNEMIFDYNGSNVILKGTNDFIQKVDIGRTYYEYSGDDIKKYIFTRESDIAIFGTVKYDRPNISIVTYIAYIKDRKITSYSITIPEAKIDEQIPNYALEIANRISYFDKTGVIAIDVTPNDAFVYVDDVFIGKSGQTLYVPALTTNNHRFTIKKENYETIDTMLAFEKTNENILLNFKLKELTESARVQINIPGEEESTVIINGVKETPTNVINRYFGFGTYSIKITNTNYIDYYGTFTVDSTNSLVLTPNMKKFQEPTLADKIFKNYERNTKIFLGLTIASAIFTVGTYIYAGEVLDSTMVNYYNQYKNDPNRPPINLNNYNTAMNIYIAGMVLTGAFALTAGVYYMLWINENNFAVEELSFNAGYSGVNLMYSWRW; encoded by the coding sequence ATGCATATTAGAAAAATTATAACATTAATAATAGCAACTATCTTATTATATATTCCGCTATATCCTTTCGGCGGCAAGCCTATTACAATGGAAAAGGTAAGACCTTATTATACAACTGATGATACTATAAAAGTAGATGTATTTATATATACAAATTTAGGAGACAATACAAATTACAATTATTTATGTTTTGCAGTTGCTGATGCTGTAGCCAATCAAATAGAATATAATAAAACATTAAGACTTCAGTCTGAAACGAATTTTGTAATTAATCCTGTAGATTTTGAAAAAGCATATAACTATAAAGTATTCCAATTTACTAATATAACTTATACAAGCAAAACAGAAGGAACTAATATAACTATTGTGACTAATTATGAAACTACAACATATACTAATTGGGGAGATGTAAGAAGTAATGTACAGTTAATTACACCAGAAACACAGGGCTTTTTCTTAGAAACTAATGAAATGATATTTGATTACAATGGAAGCAATGTAATACTAAAAGGCACCAATGATTTTATTCAAAAAGTAGATATAGGAAGAACTTATTATGAATATTCCGGAGATGATATAAAAAAATATATATTTACAAGAGAGTCTGATATAGCGATATTTGGAACTGTAAAATATGACAGACCTAATATAAGTATAGTAACATATATAGCCTATATAAAGGATAGAAAAATAACCTCATATTCTATAACAATACCAGAAGCAAAAATTGATGAGCAAATACCGAACTATGCTTTAGAAATTGCCAATAGAATAAGTTATTTTGATAAAACAGGAGTTATAGCAATAGATGTAACTCCAAATGATGCATTTGTTTATGTAGATGATGTATTTATAGGAAAAAGCGGACAAACTTTATATGTTCCGGCATTAACAACAAATAATCATAGATTTACGATAAAAAAAGAAAACTATGAAACAATAGATACTATGCTTGCATTTGAAAAAACTAATGAAAATATACTCCTTAATTTTAAATTGAAAGAATTAACTGAAAGTGCAAGAGTTCAAATTAATATACCTGGAGAAGAAGAAAGTACGGTAATAATTAATGGTGTAAAAGAAACTCCTACAAATGTAATAAATAGGTATTTTGGCTTTGGTACATATTCTATAAAAATAACAAATACAAATTATATAGACTATTATGGTACATTTACAGTAGACAGTACAAACTCTTTAGTTCTAACACCTAATATGAAAAAATTTCAAGAGCCTACTTTAGCTGATAAAATATTTAAAAATTATGAAAGAAATACTAAAATATTTTTAGGATTAACCATAGCAAGTGCTATATTTACAGTTGGAACTTACATATATGCAGGAGAAGTATTAGATTCTACTATGGTTAATTATTATAATCAATATAAAAATGACCCTAACAGGCCTCCTATAAATTTAAATAATTATAATACTGCTATGAATATATATATAGCTGGAATGGTATTAACAGGTGCTTTTGCATTAACTGCTGGTGTATATTATATGCTTTGGATAAATGAGAACAATTTTGCTGTTGAAGAACTTTCATTTAATGCCGGTTATAGCGGTGTAAATCTTATGTATTCATGGCGGTGGTAG
- a CDS encoding pyridoxal phosphate-dependent aminotransferase: MDISKRIQRLKVSPVRKLNPYAEDAVKRGIKIYHLNVGQPDIETPKIFFEAISKFHEKTLKYEHSRGIKPLINKIQAYYDKLGIHYEEEDIVITSGGSEAISFAMLAIFDEEDEILVSEPLYANYKSFYDLYNIKYNAVRTYAEDGFHLPSREEIEKHITPKTKAFMLANPSNPTGVVYTKRELDDIAYIAKKYDLFIISDEVYREFVYGDRKAISFGTYKDIEDHVIIIDSISKRFSACGARVGCLISKNKKLMTAVFRECQARLSLPTLDMVGAAALYDLPDNYFDEALKEYDYRRKIIFEELATMEGVVAKEPEGAFYVLAKLPVKNAEDFIIWLLKDFNINNETVMFAPAEGFYATEGLGKNEVRISYALDSADLKKSMHILREALIKYREIDK; encoded by the coding sequence ATGGATATATCTAAAAGAATACAGAGATTAAAAGTTTCGCCTGTTAGAAAATTAAATCCTTATGCTGAAGATGCTGTTAAAAGAGGTATAAAAATATATCATCTTAATGTTGGTCAGCCTGATATTGAGACACCGAAAATATTTTTTGAAGCAATTTCTAAATTTCATGAAAAAACACTTAAATATGAACATTCAAGAGGAATTAAACCTCTTATAAATAAAATTCAAGCATATTATGATAAATTAGGTATTCATTATGAAGAAGAAGATATTGTAATTACTAGCGGAGGTTCTGAAGCTATATCTTTTGCTATGCTTGCTATATTTGATGAAGAAGATGAAATATTAGTATCTGAACCTTTGTACGCTAATTATAAAAGTTTCTATGATCTTTACAATATTAAATATAATGCTGTTAGAACTTATGCTGAAGACGGTTTCCATCTTCCTAGCCGTGAAGAGATAGAAAAACATATTACTCCTAAAACTAAAGCATTTATGCTTGCAAACCCATCTAACCCTACAGGTGTTGTTTATACTAAAAGAGAATTAGATGATATAGCTTATATTGCTAAAAAATATGATTTGTTTATTATAAGCGATGAAGTTTATAGAGAATTTGTTTATGGTGATAGAAAAGCAATAAGTTTTGGTACTTATAAAGATATAGAAGACCATGTTATTATAATTGACTCAATATCAAAAAGGTTCTCTGCATGCGGAGCTAGAGTAGGCTGTCTTATAAGTAAAAATAAAAAATTAATGACAGCTGTATTTAGAGAATGTCAGGCTAGATTATCACTTCCTACTTTGGATATGGTTGGTGCTGCTGCTTTATATGATTTACCTGATAACTATTTTGATGAAGCTTTAAAAGAATATGATTATAGAAGAAAAATTATATTTGAAGAACTTGCTACTATGGAAGGAGTGGTTGCTAAAGAACCTGAAGGCGCTTTCTATGTTCTTGCCAAACTTCCTGTAAAAAATGCCGAAGATTTCATTATATGGCTTTTAAAAGATTTTAATATAAATAATGAAACTGTTATGTTCGCACCCGCGGAAGGCTTCTACGCCACTGAAGGATTAGGAAAAAATGAAGTGAGAATTTCCTATGCTTTAGATTCTGCGGATTTAAAGAAATCAATGCATATACTTAGAGAGGCCTTGATTAAATATAGGGAAATAGATAAATAA
- a CDS encoding pyridoxal phosphate-dependent aminotransferase — protein sequence MYLSKRVQQLKASPIRRLNIYAEEAAKRGIKIHHLNIGQPDIETPRVYFDAIANSCDMKTVKYEHSRGTKELIRKIQAYYKRLGIDYEEDEIIITNGGSEAILLSLIAIFDEGDEMLVAEPYYANYNSFYDILNVKRNIVRTRAEDGFHLPSREIIEKSITKKTKGYLFSNPSNPTGVVSTKRELDDIAYLAKKHDFFIISDEVYREFVYGDRKAISFGTYKDIADNVVIIDSISKRFSACGARIGCVISKNKEFMEAIFKECQARLSVPTLEMIGASALYDLPPDYFEASRKEYDNRRKILFEELTKMDGVFMREPEGAFYVLAQLPVKDAEDFAIWLLKDFNIDNETVMFAPAEGFYATEGLGKNEIRMCYVLDSKDLKKAMRILKEGLIKYKKEVEK from the coding sequence ATGTATCTATCTAAAAGAGTACAGCAGCTTAAAGCTTCGCCTATAAGAAGATTAAATATTTATGCTGAAGAAGCTGCTAAAAGAGGAATAAAAATACATCACCTTAATATAGGTCAGCCTGATATAGAAACACCTAGAGTATATTTTGATGCCATTGCAAATAGCTGTGATATGAAAACTGTTAAATATGAACATTCAAGAGGAACAAAAGAGCTCATTAGAAAAATTCAAGCATATTATAAAAGATTGGGTATAGATTATGAAGAAGATGAAATAATAATAACTAATGGAGGAAGTGAGGCAATACTGCTTAGTTTGATTGCTATATTTGATGAAGGCGATGAAATGTTAGTAGCAGAGCCTTACTATGCTAATTATAATAGTTTTTATGATATACTTAATGTTAAAAGAAACATTGTAAGAACTCGTGCTGAAGATGGATTCCATTTGCCTAGCCGTGAAATAATAGAAAAAAGCATTACTAAAAAGACTAAAGGTTACTTGTTTTCAAACCCTTCCAATCCAACAGGGGTTGTCTCTACAAAAAGGGAATTAGATGATATAGCATATTTGGCAAAAAAACATGATTTTTTTATTATAAGCGATGAAGTATATAGAGAATTCGTTTATGGTGATAGAAAGGCTATAAGTTTCGGTACTTATAAAGATATAGCTGATAATGTTGTTATAATAGACTCTATTTCAAAGAGATTTTCTGCATGCGGAGCTAGAATAGGATGTGTAATAAGTAAGAATAAAGAGTTTATGGAGGCTATTTTTAAAGAATGTCAGGCTAGATTATCCGTACCTACACTCGAAATGATAGGGGCATCTGCTTTATATGATTTACCTCCGGATTATTTTGAAGCTTCAAGAAAAGAATATGATAACAGAAGAAAAATTCTTTTTGAAGAGCTTACAAAGATGGACGGTGTATTTATGAGAGAACCTGAAGGGGCTTTCTATGTTCTTGCTCAGCTTCCTGTTAAAGATGCTGAAGATTTTGCTATTTGGCTTTTAAAAGATTTTAATATTGATAATGAAACTGTTATGTTTGCTCCAGCAGAAGGTTTTTATGCTACAGAAGGATTGGGTAAGAATGAAATTAGAATGTGTTATGTACTCGATTCAAAAGATTTGAAAAAGGCTATGAGAATTCTAAAAGAAGGTTTGATTAAGTACAAAAAAGAAGTAGAAAAGTAA
- the mtnK gene encoding S-methyl-5-thioribose kinase has translation MAYKQLNINTIIDYLKTIDELKNIFSSFDDLEIKEIGDGNLNYVYSITNKKNDKETVILKQSVPFLRCVGESYPLEKDRMKIEIKALKEQYKLCPNLVPKVHYFSEDMCVVIMQNLNKHKVLRGEIINGIKFPKAAEHLTDFLSKTLFYTSDYYLDTKTKKNLVAEYMNSELCSLTEDFVFTHPFEENETNIYHEKLNLDEVKKFQRDSKLKIAAAEMKYAFMTKAEALLHGDFHLGSFMGNEEETYVIDPEFAFYGPIGFDIGKAMANFFIAYISQEHHQKRLGTNSKEFRKWLFDTAKYMLTGTLDKFEILWKKHLEETKPLYWNYPDGQKHSKEYIKTVLNRIFKDSVGFAGCVFIRRTLGLAKNKDISGIEDLIERERLDWICLNIGREFLINKDNIDNIEKVTDIVNKYSNVDKI, from the coding sequence ATGGCTTATAAACAATTAAATATCAATACTATAATAGATTATTTAAAAACTATAGATGAATTAAAGAATATATTTTCCAGCTTTGATGATTTAGAAATAAAAGAAATTGGAGATGGTAATTTAAACTATGTTTATAGTATAACAAATAAAAAAAACGATAAAGAAACTGTAATATTAAAGCAATCCGTACCTTTTTTAAGATGTGTTGGTGAAAGCTATCCTTTAGAAAAAGACAGAATGAAAATAGAAATTAAAGCACTCAAAGAACAGTATAAATTATGTCCTAATTTAGTTCCTAAAGTGCATTATTTTTCAGAAGATATGTGTGTTGTTATAATGCAGAATTTAAATAAACATAAAGTTCTTAGAGGAGAAATAATAAACGGTATAAAATTTCCAAAAGCAGCCGAACATTTAACAGATTTTCTTTCAAAGACTTTATTTTATACTTCAGACTATTATTTGGACACTAAAACAAAAAAAAATCTTGTTGCTGAATATATGAATTCTGAATTATGCAGTCTAACTGAAGATTTTGTTTTTACACACCCATTTGAGGAAAATGAAACTAATATTTATCATGAAAAATTAAATTTAGATGAAGTAAAAAAATTCCAAAGAGATTCAAAATTAAAAATAGCAGCTGCCGAAATGAAATATGCCTTTATGACTAAAGCTGAAGCCCTATTACATGGAGACTTTCATTTGGGAAGTTTTATGGGTAATGAAGAAGAAACTTATGTGATAGATCCCGAATTTGCATTTTACGGCCCTATTGGTTTTGATATAGGAAAAGCTATGGCTAATTTCTTTATAGCATATATATCACAAGAGCATCATCAAAAAAGATTAGGAACAAATTCAAAAGAATTTAGAAAATGGCTTTTTGATACTGCCAAATATATGCTCACAGGAACTTTAGATAAATTTGAAATACTATGGAAGAAACATTTAGAAGAAACTAAACCATTATATTGGAATTATCCAGATGGACAAAAACATTCTAAAGAGTATATAAAAACTGTATTAAACAGAATATTTAAAGACTCTGTAGGCTTTGCCGGATGTGTATTTATAAGAAGAACTTTGGGACTTGCAAAAAATAAAGATATTTCAGGTATTGAAGATTTAATTGAAAGAGAAAGACTAGATTGGATATGCTTAAATATAGGCAGAGAATTCTTAATAAATAAGGATAATATAGATAATATAGAAAAAGTTACTGATATAGTAAATAAATATTCTAATGTAGATAAAATTTAA
- the mtnA gene encoding S-methyl-5-thioribose-1-phosphate isomerase — protein MHNNIATVRWTGEELYILDQTLIPITVKEIKLSNEQDAYNAIKELKVRGAPAIGVAAAYSLLIDLKSKTNLKADEFIKFVQKRAEYLNSSRPTAVNLSYALNRMVNTIKDKNNKTSLELYNILETEAKKINSEDVDICQKIGEYGNELLKENSGILTHCNAGRLAVSGIGTALAPMYIAHQKGKKIRVYADETRPLLQGARLTSFELQEAGIDVTLICDNMAAFIMSKGLIDLVIVGCDRVAENGDAANKIGTMGVAILAKHFSIPFYIACPSTTFDLNTKTGNDIIIEERDAKEVINFAGTQTAPLDMKVRNPAFDVTPNELITGFITEKGIIKAPYIENLKKAFN, from the coding sequence ATGCATAATAATATAGCAACTGTAAGATGGACTGGTGAAGAATTGTATATACTTGACCAAACATTAATACCTATCACTGTAAAAGAAATAAAATTATCTAATGAACAAGATGCCTATAATGCTATAAAAGAATTAAAAGTAAGAGGCGCTCCTGCAATAGGTGTTGCAGCAGCATATTCTCTACTTATAGATTTAAAAAGTAAAACTAATTTGAAAGCTGATGAATTTATAAAGTTTGTTCAAAAAAGAGCTGAGTATTTAAACTCATCAAGACCTACTGCTGTTAATTTAAGCTATGCTTTAAATAGAATGGTAAACACTATAAAAGATAAAAATAATAAAACTTCATTAGAATTATACAATATATTAGAAACAGAAGCTAAAAAAATAAACTCTGAAGATGTGGATATATGCCAAAAAATAGGAGAATATGGAAATGAACTTTTAAAAGAAAATTCAGGAATACTTACACATTGTAATGCTGGAAGACTTGCTGTAAGCGGAATAGGTACTGCTCTTGCTCCTATGTATATAGCTCATCAAAAAGGTAAAAAAATAAGAGTTTATGCTGATGAGACAAGACCATTGCTTCAAGGGGCTAGATTAACAAGTTTTGAATTACAGGAAGCTGGAATAGATGTTACTTTGATATGCGACAATATGGCTGCTTTTATAATGTCTAAAGGACTTATTGATTTGGTAATAGTAGGATGCGACAGGGTTGCTGAAAATGGAGATGCTGCAAATAAAATAGGTACTATGGGGGTGGCAATCTTAGCAAAACATTTTAGTATACCTTTTTATATAGCATGTCCATCTACTACTTTTGATTTGAATACAAAAACAGGTAATGACATAATTATAGAAGAAAGAGATGCAAAAGAAGTTATAAATTTTGCAGGTACTCAAACAGCTCCTTTAGATATGAAAGTAAGAAATCCAGCTTTTGATGTTACACCTAATGAACTTATAACAGGTTTCATCACAGAAAAAGGTATAATAAAAGCTCCTTATATAGAAAATTTAAAAAAAGCTTTTAATTAA
- a CDS encoding STAS domain-containing protein: MAIEFNNEYISIVMEANLATPEEIKSFVEDSDEACNIRMPVVVLDMKNVKEINSAGIAKILKLYKNLQSLKVKLFMTNLDESIKPTLKSLMMFSLIKYFDDPKDFAI, translated from the coding sequence TTGGCTATAGAATTTAATAATGAATACATATCTATAGTTATGGAAGCTAACCTAGCTACTCCAGAAGAAATAAAATCTTTTGTAGAAGACTCTGATGAGGCATGTAATATAAGAATGCCAGTAGTTGTTCTTGATATGAAAAATGTAAAAGAGATAAACAGTGCAGGAATAGCTAAAATACTTAAACTTTATAAAAATCTTCAGTCACTTAAAGTTAAATTATTTATGACAAATTTAGACGAATCTATTAAACCTACTCTAAAAAGTTTAATGATGTTTAGTTTAATAAAATATTTTGATGACCCTAAAGATTTCGCTATATAA
- a CDS encoding AsmA family protein, with product MKKFFKKKEKTEISSEQDNANKKKRRFKKRYIPLILLFLIVVGIAGARIYFNNERMKNLIENIVYSATNRKLEIGDFKYGLLFPKIEMSNVVLYNSDNFNNEENIKIDNFRLKFSLFSLFFLKLHVQDLSIDNLYVYMFTDESGNWNLPDMPPSKPKEEDTNKEPFDFSKLDFLKLKADVENIRINNLAFKADSKSFLTNVPNNGLIASLSNYNLHLDLHTKRFSLSQVMGISAPEVVKDIYLKSFISNSLAYNDSSIFFNDNPLFNLDVSYPKNPDGTENKDEIVIRFDFEIDEPNFSYNGKKRDDMQFAAHLLARYNIRTQSVSIENLSSELLNDEILKVIASANQIFSGNIGVNLDTLYARLNLNKVNSLASMFVPSLGINMSGMVNVDADKSTGTINNLTNAITIALDKINLSMGDTIAVNNLNSKTKVNFTFNPNNISKEDIKLEHNTTIDRVTALKLYRFNNTDVSLRILSSLNGALGVVPAINDPNKKSDTVLYVDNISTKYINSDIKVNGAVKFDEPTDLNVNVTSLPIANFSGGLARGSLNLDVHVFGKMINDINTTVNGIIKNFSYNLNGEVSSTATAKLNVLANANLLSQDVKVTALNLDLDNFLNFRSNLDLEGLGLKKGFVNISTFRIAPYAMKNWLSTKFAEILDSLPFEDDIKMTSALGYNLSLEDKFATVTNFSTFYVTEKQYKLQDVTMKVDADVNFGENLYANIRQFNLQSPANKLLVHVDGYFTPVIKNADLNYNVGLDTESLYLPFGIEIGGLFNVNGNLKNNIADGVFKTDKFFANMDSPDKMSIVLKGLTSNIDYHFDLTPTDNEVVATATRYTPLIEQVPNMFFEQLRVYLKIPPFIDDSIRIRDFSSSVRVQGHGLTIQDLKSSIYIGGEKFDDNLFLTSISNNTAPRRGAIHLPWLNVDLGSFNTSTIKYDMRVLASDINFKYLLAPENREKINDEKLLVNLTADIAGVGVSPLNNIRPTTFFVGISKMSTEFSKFLIEMIRPINPGISTVENIVQFGYDPNSVEFSISANKVFTTFYFRDQNLDKPNQQKQQLIAFEGDKFGLEPMPFSDVISYLEGGN from the coding sequence ATGAAGAAATTTTTTAAGAAAAAAGAAAAAACTGAAATATCATCAGAACAGGATAATGCTAATAAGAAAAAAAGAAGATTCAAAAAGAGATATATACCTTTGATACTTCTTTTTTTGATTGTTGTGGGTATTGCAGGGGCTAGAATATATTTCAATAATGAAAGAATGAAAAATCTTATTGAAAATATAGTATATTCTGCTACTAACAGAAAATTGGAAATAGGCGATTTTAAATATGGATTATTATTTCCAAAAATAGAAATGAGCAATGTTGTGCTTTATAATTCTGATAATTTTAATAATGAAGAGAATATAAAGATAGATAATTTTAGATTAAAATTTTCTCTTTTTTCTTTATTCTTTTTAAAGCTTCATGTTCAGGATTTAAGTATAGACAATTTATATGTTTACATGTTTACAGATGAGAGCGGGAATTGGAATTTACCGGATATGCCTCCGTCAAAGCCTAAAGAAGAAGATACTAATAAAGAGCCATTTGATTTCAGCAAACTCGATTTTCTTAAATTAAAAGCTGATGTAGAAAATATTAGAATAAATAATTTGGCATTTAAGGCAGACAGTAAATCATTTTTAACTAATGTACCTAATAATGGGCTTATAGCAAGTTTAAGTAATTATAATCTACATTTGGATTTGCATACAAAAAGATTCTCATTATCTCAAGTGATGGGTATATCTGCTCCTGAAGTTGTGAAAGATATTTATTTAAAAAGTTTTATAAGTAATAGTTTAGCCTACAATGACAGCAGTATTTTCTTTAATGATAATCCTTTATTTAATTTAGATGTATCCTATCCTAAAAATCCTGATGGTACAGAAAATAAAGATGAAATAGTTATAAGATTTGATTTTGAGATAGATGAGCCTAATTTTAGTTATAATGGTAAAAAACGCGATGATATGCAGTTTGCGGCACATCTTCTAGCTAGATATAATATAAGAACTCAAAGCGTATCTATAGAGAATTTATCTTCAGAACTTTTAAATGATGAAATATTAAAAGTGATAGCCTCTGCTAATCAAATATTCAGCGGAAATATAGGCGTTAATTTAGATACATTATATGCAAGACTTAATTTAAATAAAGTAAATAGTTTAGCTTCTATGTTTGTACCTTCTTTAGGTATAAATATGAGCGGTATGGTTAATGTGGATGCAGATAAAAGCACAGGTACTATTAATAATTTAACTAATGCAATAACTATAGCATTGGATAAGATAAATTTGTCTATGGGGGATACTATAGCAGTAAATAATCTTAATTCAAAAACTAAAGTTAATTTTACTTTCAATCCTAATAACATTTCAAAAGAAGATATAAAATTAGAGCATAATACTACTATTGATAGAGTAACTGCATTGAAATTATATAGATTCAATAATACAGATGTATCATTAAGAATTTTATCTTCTTTGAATGGGGCATTAGGTGTTGTTCCGGCTATTAATGATCCTAATAAGAAAAGCGATACGGTTCTTTATGTTGATAATATATCTACAAAATATATTAATTCAGATATAAAGGTTAATGGAGCGGTAAAATTTGATGAGCCTACAGATTTGAATGTAAATGTAACATCATTGCCTATTGCTAATTTTTCAGGTGGACTTGCAAGAGGTTCTTTAAATTTAGATGTTCATGTTTTTGGAAAGATGATAAATGATATTAATACTACAGTAAATGGTATTATAAAAAATTTCTCATATAATTTAAACGGTGAAGTTTCTTCTACAGCTACAGCAAAACTTAATGTACTTGCCAATGCTAATTTACTAAGTCAGGATGTAAAAGTTACAGCACTTAATTTAGATTTGGATAATTTCCTTAATTTTAGATCAAATCTTGATTTAGAAGGTTTGGGATTAAAAAAAGGCTTTGTTAATATATCTACTTTTAGAATAGCTCCTTATGCTATGAAAAATTGGCTTTCTACTAAATTTGCTGAAATTCTTGATAGTTTGCCTTTTGAAGATGATATAAAAATGACCAGTGCTTTGGGATATAACTTATCATTAGAAGATAAATTTGCAACAGTTACAAATTTCAGTACTTTCTATGTAACAGAAAAGCAGTATAAACTTCAGGATGTTACTATGAAAGTAGATGCTGATGTTAATTTCGGAGAGAACCTATATGCCAATATTAGACAATTTAATTTACAGAGTCCGGCTAATAAATTGTTAGTACATGTTGATGGCTACTTCACTCCTGTTATAAAAAATGCCGACTTGAATTATAATGTTGGTTTGGATACAGAAAGTTTGTATTTGCCTTTTGGTATAGAAATAGGCGGATTATTCAATGTTAATGGTAATTTGAAAAACAATATAGCAGATGGTGTTTTCAAAACAGATAAATTCTTTGCTAATATGGATTCACCTGATAAAATGTCAATAGTATTGAAAGGATTAACATCAAACATAGATTATCATTTTGATTTGACTCCTACAGATAACGAAGTAGTTGCTACAGCTACTAGATATACCCCTCTTATAGAGCAGGTTCCTAATATGTTCTTTGAACAGTTAAGAGTATATTTAAAAATACCTCCATTTATAGATGACAGTATTAGAATAAGAGATTTTTCTTCTTCTGTAAGAGTTCAGGGACATGGACTTACAATACAAGATTTGAAATCATCTATATATATAGGTGGTGAAAAATTTGATGATAATTTATTCTTGACTTCTATATCAAATAATACAGCACCAAGAAGAGGAGCTATACATTTACCTTGGCTTAATGTAGATTTAGGAAGTTTCAATACAAGTACTATTAAATATGATATGCGTGTTTTGGCTAGTGATATAAACTTTAAATATTTGCTTGCTCCTGAAAACAGAGAAAAAATTAATGATGAAAAATTATTGGTTAATCTTACAGCAGATATTGCCGGAGTAGGTGTAAGTCCTTTGAATAATATAAGACCTACTACATTCTTTGTGGGTATAAGTAAGATGTCTACAGAGTTTTCTAAATTCTTAATAGAGATGATAAGACCTATCAACCCTGGTATATCTACTGTTGAAAATATAGTACAATTTGGTTATGACCCTAATTCAGTAGAGTTTAGTATATCTGCCAATAAGGTATTTACTACATTCTATTTTAGAGATCAAAACTTAGATAAGCCTAATCAGCAGAAGCAGCAGCTTATAGCATTTGAAGGTGATAAATTTGGACTTGAACCAATGCCTTTCTCTGATGTTATATCATATTTAGAGGGCGGAAATTAA